In Devosia sp. XK-2, one DNA window encodes the following:
- a CDS encoding ThuA domain-containing protein yields the protein MTKSALIVWGGWDGHTPEQSARLVGSMLESHDFAVDIEPTTEAFADEHLGRYDLIVPAITMSRIEREELTNLLAAVRNGTGLAGFHGLMSDSFRNEPDYQFMVGGQWVAHPGNIIDFTVNVTRPDDPIMQGLGDFPYHSEQYYMHFDPSIEVLATTTFSGEFFEEIGGVVMPVVWKRRFGKGRVFHSTLGHVVDEFQVPQMRTLFERGALWAAR from the coding sequence GTGACAAAATCAGCCCTGATCGTCTGGGGAGGCTGGGATGGACACACGCCTGAGCAAAGTGCCCGTCTGGTGGGGTCCATGCTTGAATCCCATGATTTCGCCGTGGATATCGAGCCGACCACCGAGGCCTTCGCCGATGAGCATCTGGGTCGCTACGATCTCATCGTGCCGGCCATCACCATGTCGCGCATCGAACGCGAGGAATTGACCAATCTCCTGGCTGCAGTCCGCAACGGCACCGGCCTGGCTGGCTTTCACGGCCTGATGTCAGACAGTTTCCGTAACGAGCCGGACTATCAGTTCATGGTCGGCGGGCAGTGGGTCGCTCACCCGGGCAATATTATCGACTTCACCGTCAATGTGACGCGGCCCGACGATCCGATCATGCAAGGCCTGGGTGATTTCCCATATCATTCCGAGCAATATTACATGCATTTCGACCCCAGCATCGAAGTGCTGGCGACCACCACATTCAGCGGTGAATTTTTCGAAGAGATCGGTGGCGTGGTTATGCCCGTGGTCTGGAAGCGCCGCTTTGGCAAAGGCAGGGTTTTCCACTCCACATTGGGCCACGTCGTCGACGAATTCCAGGTGCCGCAGATGCGGACCCTGTTCGAACGCGGGGCGCTCTGGGCAGCGCGCTGA
- the ugpC gene encoding sn-glycerol-3-phosphate ABC transporter ATP-binding protein UgpC, translating to MADLQLRGINKSFGSVKVIHDIDLDIANGEFVVFVGPSGCGKSTLLRTISGLEEPSSGQVLIGGEDVTDFDPSERGVAMVFQSYALYPHMTVEQNLGFGLRMGGMPREQVAERAMEAARILELTDLLERKPRQLSGGQRQRVAIGRAIVRQPKAFLFDEPLSNLDAELRVQMRIEIAKLHQQLGATMVYVTHDQVEAMTLADRIVVLRAGRVEQQGSPIELYDNPDNKFVAGFIGSPRMNFLDGTVMAINGTEMKVSLDAFDAPDLVVHRRGSGGQVGQRISVGIRPEHFADAAAGGPTLTAKAQVVEQLGGVSFVYAVGNDDQTKVTIQQKGHSRIADGALLSVGMEPGSLLAFDEEGLRI from the coding sequence ATGGCAGATTTGCAATTACGCGGGATCAATAAGAGCTTTGGTTCCGTCAAGGTCATTCACGATATCGATCTAGACATCGCCAATGGCGAGTTCGTGGTCTTTGTGGGACCGTCTGGCTGCGGCAAGTCCACGCTGCTGCGCACCATTTCGGGGCTGGAAGAACCGTCTTCGGGACAGGTGCTGATCGGTGGCGAGGATGTTACCGATTTTGACCCGTCCGAGCGGGGCGTGGCCATGGTGTTCCAGTCCTACGCGCTATATCCGCACATGACGGTCGAGCAAAATCTGGGCTTCGGCCTGCGTATGGGCGGGATGCCGAGGGAGCAGGTCGCCGAGCGCGCCATGGAAGCGGCTCGCATCCTGGAACTGACAGACCTGCTCGAGCGCAAGCCGCGCCAGCTTTCAGGGGGGCAGCGACAGCGTGTCGCTATTGGCCGGGCCATTGTCCGCCAGCCCAAGGCGTTCCTGTTTGATGAGCCGCTCAGCAATCTCGACGCCGAATTGCGGGTGCAGATGCGCATCGAGATCGCCAAGCTGCACCAGCAGCTTGGGGCCACCATGGTCTATGTGACCCATGACCAGGTGGAGGCCATGACGCTGGCCGACCGTATTGTGGTGTTGCGGGCCGGCCGCGTCGAGCAGCAGGGCAGCCCCATCGAACTCTACGACAATCCCGACAACAAGTTCGTCGCCGGCTTCATCGGCTCCCCGCGGATGAACTTTCTGGACGGCACGGTTATGGCAATCAATGGGACGGAGATGAAGGTCTCGCTCGACGCCTTTGACGCGCCAGACCTGGTCGTTCACCGTCGCGGCTCGGGCGGCCAGGTCGGCCAGCGGATCAGTGTGGGCATCCGTCCCGAACACTTTGCCGATGCCGCGGCCGGTGGGCCGACCTTGACCGCCAAGGCCCAGGTCGTCGAGCAGCTTGGCGGCGTCTCCTTCGTTTATGCCGTCGGCAACGATGATCAAACCAAGGTGACGATTCAGCAAAAAGGGCATTCGCGCATTGCCGACGGTGCGCTTTTGTCCGTGGGCATGGAGCCCGGATCATTGCTCGCTTTCGACGAGGAGGGGCTGCGGATTTAG
- the msrA gene encoding peptide-methionine (S)-S-oxide reductase MsrA translates to MPNSQSTEPTAFRRLSRRNILAGLLALSALATPLAPQVAVGQEAPVIIPAPNLDLDESGDAAVAVFAGGCFWGVQGVFQRVKGVVNAVSGYSGGAAETATYDLTSRGNTGHAETVEITYDPSVVSFGELMHVYFSVAHNPTQLNYQGPDHGTQYRSTIFTLNQDQARVAQAYIDQLDAANLFEGPIVTTLEPFEAFYPAEQYHQDFLTLNPSWPYIVIHDLPKIAALEEIFPDKFRADPVLVGMLPDG, encoded by the coding sequence ATGCCCAATAGCCAATCGACAGAGCCTACCGCCTTTCGCCGCTTGTCGCGCCGCAACATCCTTGCAGGCCTGCTGGCCTTGTCGGCCCTGGCCACGCCCCTTGCGCCGCAAGTGGCGGTGGGGCAGGAGGCCCCGGTCATTATTCCCGCGCCCAATCTGGATCTGGATGAAAGCGGCGACGCCGCCGTGGCCGTATTCGCCGGTGGTTGCTTCTGGGGCGTGCAGGGGGTGTTCCAACGCGTAAAAGGCGTCGTTAATGCCGTTTCCGGTTATTCCGGCGGCGCGGCGGAAACCGCCACTTACGATCTGACCTCGCGCGGCAATACCGGCCACGCAGAAACGGTCGAGATCACTTATGACCCTAGCGTCGTCAGCTTCGGCGAACTGATGCATGTCTATTTCTCGGTCGCTCACAATCCGACTCAGTTGAACTACCAGGGCCCAGACCACGGCACGCAATACCGGTCCACGATCTTCACGCTCAACCAGGACCAGGCGCGAGTGGCGCAGGCCTATATTGATCAGTTGGACGCGGCGAACCTGTTTGAAGGCCCCATTGTCACCACGCTTGAGCCCTTCGAGGCCTTTTATCCGGCCGAGCAATATCATCAGGACTTCCTGACGCTGAACCCGAGCTGGCCCTATATCGTGATCCACGACCTGCCCAAGATTGCGGCTCTGGAGGAGATTTTCCCCGACAAGTTCCGCGCCGACCCGGTGCTGGTTGGCATGTTGCCGGACGGCTAG